One genomic window of Anguilla anguilla isolate fAngAng1 chromosome 13, fAngAng1.pri, whole genome shotgun sequence includes the following:
- the LOC118211660 gene encoding caspase recruitment domain-containing protein 19-like, with amino-acid sequence MGHCGINIKLQQLEISTEQRRQLGGPDSEEVAAWSGSTEGEVQRLFTMGDSFHEQLQVDSRFLRSDKRLDTELVDKLILQLNRIYPQILTDKEAHRFRNLDVPTCIRLAELLTHLQEKGEEACYEFYRALHLHVEEVYFSLPTRVSRRGEPNGFPRMPPLKERFVMNDRSPWFFLGCFSIAVGLALLYYCGDREVLGDPRKMLGVTSLGLGHKAKELLISYTEDGNRKP; translated from the exons GAGGACCTGACAGTGAGGAAGTGGCGGCGTGGAGTGGCAGCACCGAAGGAGAAGTACAAAGACTCTTCACAATGGGAG ACAGTTTCCATGAGCAGCTGCAGGTGGACTCTCGGTTCCTCCGGTCCGACAAGCGGCTGGACACTGAACTGGTGGACAAACTCATCCTGCAGCTAAACCGGATTTACCCACAGATCCTGACTGATAAGGAGGCCCACAGA TTCAGGAATCTGGACGTGCCCACCTGCATCCGATTGGCCGAGCTCTTGACGCACTTGcaggagaaaggggaggaggcGTGTTATGAGTTCTACAGGGCGCTGCACCTCCACGTGGAGGAGGTGTACTTCAGCCTCCCCACACGAGTCAGCCGGAGAGGCG AACCCAATGGATTCCCCCGCATGCCCCCCCTTAAGGAGAGATTTGTGATGAATGACAGGA GTCCCTGGTTCTTTCTGGGCTGTTTCAGCATTGCGGTGGGGCTGGCACTGCTGTATTACTGTGGAG ACAGGGAGGTGCTGGGGGACCCCAGGAAGATGTTGGGGGTCACATCTCTGGGCCTAGGCCACAAAGCCAAAGAGCTCCTTATCTCCTACACAGAGGATGGTAACAGGAAGCCGTAG